The Pongo pygmaeus isolate AG05252 chromosome 7, NHGRI_mPonPyg2-v2.0_pri, whole genome shotgun sequence DNA segment CCCATCAATATTTAATGGGAAAAGTATTCAAGATTACCACCACTTATACTCTAACATTAACTCAACCTTTCTCAGGATGAGGTCTCTCACCTTAGTTCATTCTTCTAATAAGCCTGTTGATCTGGTCCTCCCTGTTGCCAGCATCTCCACCTTCTACAAAATGGGTCGTCTTTTTCTTCATTCCACCTCGTGGAGAAGACAATTTGAAGGGCCACAGGAAGTTATTTGCCTCTTTGAAGCGTTTTCCAACAGTATAGATCTCATGAATCAGATCCTCCATGCAGATGATGCCGTATTTACCTAAATATTTTAAGGTTATTTAAGATTATTAAAGTTGcaaaaagttttcaaataattattcaaaatttttttgaataggCTGTGAGATAAAAACATAACCAGGAATAAACAAGGTAAACGCATGGCTTTACAAAGATAAGGTTCAAGCTAATGAAACCatgtcttatgttttcttttaagctgAATCGAGAATCATAGGGAATATATGAAGATTCTCAATAGTGAGAAACGTGAAGCCACAAGAGGGTAAGAAATTATCGCATGATCTAATACCAAATTTTCCCCCCAAACAGAACCTACCAAGAGATCGAGCAATCAAAGCATTATCTGTCAAAGCAATTCGCTTCTTATTGATTTTGCCATAACCACGCTTGTAGATTAGTTCATTTACTGACTTCAGATTGGGGTACCTGAAGTGAAAAAGCAAACATAAATAAGGTGACGACTGTTAAAACACCTAAAATTCATGTTGCTACATAACCAATTTATCAAATAGAAATCACAGGAGAAAAGAGACTTACCCCCATGCAATATATGGCTCTACAATCCTCAGCATGTTAATCGAAGCCTTGTTGAGCTTCACAAAGGTTCCATTGAAGATTTGACGAAGGCGAAGAAGCTGCAACACCTTTCGAACCTTTGGGCTCACGCCATTGATACTGTGGTGAAAAGGGACCAGAAACACATTTGCCTTTCATCGAAATTTTTATTAATACTAACCATTATTGTTTTGAATATCGAATCCTACCTAAACAGATAGGAATCCTCTCATGTTACACACTGAACTTCTGTATTCTATTAAGAGAAGGGATAGGAGCTTGGGGAACATGGCTTGCAACTAAACCATTAGTGATCAGCACCCTCCTTGTTCTAGCTTCCCCTAAAATATTGTTACTCCAGTGTTTCAGAATCAGGGCTCCCAGAAGtaatgtgaagtttttttttgtttttttaccagTGCTAACTCTCCTTTTCAAACCCGAATGCAGTAGAACTGAACTTACCCTCTGATTCTGATGACAAACGCCAATTTGGGTTCTGCAGGTACATAGAAGTTGCCAGCTTTTCTTGCCATCCTCGCCATTCGAATTTCAGTTCTGTACATCTGCCTATATTCCTTGTGATAGTGCTTTGCTTTTTCATAGATAAGCTTCCTCCTTGCCTTTCGCAGCTGAAAACCAATCATCAGTTATTCATGATTTTTAGCTCTCAATCACAATTAGCAATgccaattattaaaaagaaaacgaAAACACGTTTCCTTGAAATCTTTTCTTGCCACAGTATGCAATTATATACCCCACAACCTTCAGATTGCAACATTAGGGAGCTAAGCAATTACTCGGTACAGTTAGGAAGTAAATCTTGCCAAGAACATTCACCTCATCCTCAATCCCAACAAGGCGTTTCCTTATGTGCTAGTGCCTCAAAAAGTTTACTTACCATCTTTTGGGCAAACTTCTTTCTCAGGCGCTTGATCTTCAGCTCTGCGAAATTCCTTCGCTTTTTCTTAAGGGTTTCTGGCACAGCAGGAACCTTCTTCTTTTCTCTAACgttaataaacaaaaatgttatcAATTGCTCAAAAAGCTCACAGCGCTGTATTACTCCCGTACTGAGCAATGTTGTTTACCAGAAATGCTGTCACTGACTTTAGTCACTAGTAACTTTACTTGCTCTGGCATGTTACAGCGTACCATGCACATTTTAGCTCCATGTCAATAACCTTTAACACCATGTTGCCTAAAACGCAATCACAAATATGACAATAGCAATACGCTTTTCCCTATTTCAATCAAGAGGCCCGGCCTCCGAcgactaattaaaaaaaagcaaaaaacacacCAATAGTCGAATAACAAAATGTACTAGCTGAAAGACTACTGCAAGGCACTGACCCCGAGACTTTAAGCACAAaagctaaaaagtaaaaataaaaaaaaaaaacaagccaccACCACTCTGGTTCAATCAGGATCCACATGTTGAAAGCAAAAGCCTGGCGGCAGGGAGGCCTGTGCCAAGCACCAGCCAAGGACGAACCCAATTCAGAGGTTCTGCGCCTCCCCCCGAAAGACCCTCTACCGAGGACTGGGCCGTCAGCCAACCGACGGGTTCCACACACATTCCAACCCGACATCTCGTTCACGGGATCTCCAAAACCTCCGACCTAAGACCGCCCGCATCCCAACCCTAGCCTCGGGTCCCCACTGGTGTCACAAAGCGTCACAATCAAGCAGGGAGGTAGGCAAAGGTGCAAGCTACggccagagagagaaaaagtgacATAAAAAGTATCTGGCTCTGGAGATGGAGAGGGATTCTCAAGTGGACGAGAAACAACTTACTCTACACCCTCCATGGTTCCAGCCGGAAAAAGAGGAAGTTAGCGCATGCGTACTGTCCACTTAAAGACTTCGCGCGAGAAGCCCCATGACTCATAGGTGTCTTAGAATAAGCCGGAAAAGAATCCAGAACTAAAAAGCCGCCTTGCAGACGCAAAATTAAGAACTCCCTGATTTAGCCTCTTTCAACAAACTTTCGGGTAAAACTTGtttgaagaaaatatatgcatttgATTAGACTTTTTAATCAATTCAAGAGCAAAGAGTGCTGACACCTTGGCAACTCCGGGTCCTAATCCCCAGGCTGCGCTGACAGGATTAGGCTCCGGTTCCTCCCCATAATGTTCCCAGGACGAGCCTCATGGGGACGAACTACAAATCCCAGCATGCACCACTCCTCGCCCGTCCGGCGGGAGGGCAGCGGCTGACCAGGACCGCAGGCAAGCACCGCGGCGACGGTTCCAGCCAGGAAAATGAGAGCCTCTTGGGCCACATTCCAAACGGCTAGCTGCAATTCGAAGTCACTTTTGGCCGCCCTCCCGGCTCCCTGCCGCGGTAGTCGCAGACTACACCCCTTTCGCCGCGCCGCGAGGTCCTTGTCGTCGCTCCAGCCCATAGGGCTGTCTTCCGCAGCGCCTGATCGCAGGCGGGGCGGTCCGGAGTGCCCTGGTTTACGAAAAGTGGCTAGCCAGGGACCAGTGGGGACCGGACGGCCGGAGGAGGATGGCCGGGGCTCTGCTGACTGCCGAGATCGGCAGGCGGAGGCCAGGACACCCCACGGGAGGGGGCGTGAGCTGCGAAGGGAGGTGCGAGGAGGGCTGAGGTTGCGGCCACCGCCGTGTGAGAGGGGCTACCCCGCTCGGCTCCGC contains these protein-coding regions:
- the RPL7 gene encoding large ribosomal subunit protein uL30, coding for MEGVEEKKKVPAVPETLKKKRRNFAELKIKRLRKKFAQKMLRKARRKLIYEKAKHYHKEYRQMYRTEIRMARMARKAGNFYVPAEPKLAFVIRIRGINGVSPKVRKVLQLLRLRQIFNGTFVKLNKASINMLRIVEPYIAWGYPNLKSVNELIYKRGYGKINKKRIALTDNALIARSLGKYGIICMEDLIHEIYTVGKRFKEANNFLWPFKLSSPRGGMKKKTTHFVEGGDAGNREDQINRLIRRMN